The sequence GATGACTTGGAGACGCAGCTCAGCCAGCTGCACCTGGGCTTCGAGGGCCTGGAGGACACGGGCCCTGAGTGGATACCGGTGCTCGCGGGCATCCTCGGCCTGCCGGTGGAGGAGGGGCCCGTCACGCGCGAGCTGGACGCGCGGCGGAAGAACCAGAAGCTCTTTCAAATCATCCTCCAGCTGCTGGAGAAGCTGGCGCGGCAGCAGCCGGTGTTGCTGTTCTTCGAGGACCTGCACTGGGCGGACAACATCTCCGTCGACCTCATCGAGTACATCGCCGCGCGCCTGTCCTCGCTGCGCGTGACGCTGCTGGTGACGATGCGGCCGGGAGAGCAGCTCAAGAACCTCAAGGGGCTGCCCGGGCTGCACCGGCTGGACTTGTCCAACCTGGACGACGAGGACACGCGGGCGCTCTTGCGGCTGCACCTGCGCATGGAGCCGCCGGACACGGCGCTGGAGGACCTGCTGCTGGCGAAGGTGCAGGGCAACCCGTTCTTCACCGAGTCCATCGTCCAGGGCCTCGTGGAGGGCGGCTACCTGGGGCCGGTGTCGCCGGGCTCGGAGCGGATGGAGCGCAAGCGCGGCCTCCAGGCGCTGGAGCTGCCGGACAGCATCCAGGACGTGGTGCTGACGCGCATCGACCTGCTCAGCGAGACGGAGAAGCTGGTGGTGAAGGTGGCCTCGGTGATTGGCCGCATCTTCACGCTGGAGGCGGTGGCGGAGCTGGCGCCGGGCTCGATTCCGCGGCGGACCATCCGCGAGGCCATCGACACGCTGACCAAGCTGGGGCTCATCCTGCTGGAGGTGGAGGAGCCCTTCACCTGCATCTTCAAGCACATCGTCATCCGCGACGTGGCGTACAACACGCTGCTGGTGTCGGCGCGCGAGGACCTGCACCGGCGCATGGCGCGCTTCATCGAGGCGCGGGCGGGGGACAACCCCGTGAAGTCGGCGGGTATTCTCGCGTACCACTCGCTCGCCGGTAACGACGAGGTGAAGGGGCTGGAGTACACGCTGATGGCGGCGCGCAGCGCGCGCGAGCAGTACGCCAACGACGACGCCATCCACCACTACAACCGCGCCATGGAGGTGCTCGGCGGCACGACGGCGCTGGAGCCGGACGAAGTCCTCCTGAAGACGCGCAAGGTGATGCAGGAGCTCGCGGAGACGCTGCTGCAGGCGGGCAACTACGCGGGCGCCATCCACATGTTCGAGCAGTGCCTGGCGGACGAGGACATCGAGGCGCGCAAGGCGGAAATCCACCTGGGCCTCGGCCGCGCGTACCAGGAGAAGGGCGAGTCGAAGCGGGCCATCCAGGAGCTGGAGACGGCGCTGGTGCTGATGGGCCGCACCATGCCGCGCAACCTGGTGGCGCTCGGCGTGCGCACGGTGCTCGCGCTGGGGCTGCACCTGCTCTACGGGCTCTTCCCCTGGCTGGTGCGTCCGCTGGGCTCGCGACTGCCGCTGTACCTGAAGCAGCTGTCGACGCTCATCTCGCTCATCAAGATCTATTACTTCGCGGACATCGCAAAGCTGACCTGGGCCACCATGGTGGCGGCGACGATGGCCGAGCGCTCGCGCAGCGAGTACGGGATGAGCCTGGCGAGCAACTACTACGGCTCCTTGCTGTTCGGCTCGGGGTTGCTGAAGCGCTCGGGCGTGTGGTGCAACCGGGCGCTGGAGCACGCGCGGCGCTCGCGGGACTCGGCGGCGGAAGGCATTGCGCTGAGCCGGTTGGCGACGCTGAACATCTTCACCAACGAGCAGTCACGGGCCACGCAGTATGGCGAGGAGGCGGTGGCGCTGCTGCGGCAGGTCGGTGACATGTGGGAGGTGCAGACGGGGCTGATGATGCTGGCGACGAGCCAGTTCCTCGCCTCGCGCTTCGAGAGCGCGGAGCAGGCCTACCGGGAGATGGGGCGGGTGGGCGTGCAGCTCAACGCGCTGATGCACCAGGGCTGGGCGCACGCGTGGGTGCCCATGTGCCGCTACCTGCGCGGCGACGGGGACGTGGGGGAGCTGTGCGCCGAGCTGGAGGAGGGCCTGCGCATCAGCATCGAGGTGCAAGATCTGGCCAACCAGTGCGCGAGCCTGAACCACCTCGTGAATGTGGCGGTGCGGGAGCATCAGGTGGAGGAGGCCGCGCTGATGGCGGTGCGCGCGGACGAGGCGCTGTGGCGCTACCACGTGCTGGTGCCGTTCCTCCAGATTGGCCTCGTGGACGCGGCGGAGGGCGCGCTCTTCGCGCTGGAGCAGGGGGCCACGGCGGTGCCGAAGGAGCAGCTCTGGGCCATTGTCCGCCGCTGCGCCTTCAAGGCGAGGGCGCTGGGCAAGCTCTACCCGTACCTGCGCGGCCCGGCGCTGCGCGTGACGGCGCGCGCGAAGGCGCTGAAGAGGGGCGCGAAGGCCGCGGAGCCGCTGTTCGAGCGGGCGCTGAAGGTGCTGGAGGCCACGCCCAACCGCTGGGAGACGGGCGTGGCGTACCACGACGCGGCGGTGGCGCTGCCGCACCGGCGCGCGGAGTTGCTGGCCCGCGCGCGCGAGGTGTTCCTCTCCATCGACGCGAAGGCGGAATTGCGCCGCGTGGAGCAACTGGAGGCCGCGGGCGCCACCGGCGTGCAGGTGGCGGCGGCCTCGTAGGCTTCACGTCAGCCGCTGCGGCTGAAGGGCCAGCGCCCGCATCTGCTCCACGTCCCACGCCTCCAGCGAGTCCTGCCCGGCGATGTACCTGCGCGCCTTGTTCTTCACCGGGTTGCGGATGCTGAGGATTTCCGGACCGGAGAACAGAATCGTCTGCTTGTAGCGGGGCATGTCGCTCATCGTGAGCTTGGACCAGTAGTGCTTCGCGATGTTGGGCAGGCTCCCCAATTCCATGCACAGCCGGTTGAAGTGCTCCACCACCTCGGACGGGTGGAGGTTCTTCGGGGTGTGGCACAGCGTGTAGCCGTCGTAGTCGCGGCTGACGGTGCCGGGCAGCAGGCGCCCTTCCGCCTGGAGCTCGCGGAAGAACGGCGTCTCCGGGTACGGGCACACGATGCCGAGGAACGTCACCGAGAAGTACTTCAGGTCGGCGAGGTACGTGGGCAGCTTCTCCAGGTACTCGTTGGTGTCGCCGTCCGAGCCGACGATGAGCCCGAAGGACAGCAGGATTCCGGCGGAGAACACGCGGCGGATGACGGCGTCCACCTCGCTCAGCTTGTTCTGCCCCTTGTTCATCGCCTTGAGGGAGTCGGGGTTGAGCGACTCCAGGCCCGTGTACACGTAGCGGCAGCCGGCCTTCGCCATCAGCTTCACCAGCGACTCGTCCTTGAGGACGTTGAAGGTGAGGGCGCAGCCCCAGGTCTTCTTCAGTGGAATCAGCGCCTCGCACAACTCACGCAGGTACTTGGGCGAGCCGCCCAGGTTGTTGTCGAGGAAGACAAAGGCATCCCCCATCAGCCCCATGAAGTTGGGGTTCCAGTGCATGCGCGTCTGGATTTCGTCGATGACGGCCGCGACGGGGCGGTAGCGGTAGCGCTCGTTGCCGGTGAGGACGCAGAAGTTGCAGGTGAAGGGGCAGCCTCGCGACGCCTCGATGCCGGGCAGGCGCAGCTTGTTGTGCGTGAAGTCGATGAGCTCGTAGCGGTACGGGCGAATCGCCGTGGGCCCCAGCGACGGGCGGTTGTAGAGCGGCTGGAGCTGTCCCTTCTCGAAGTCCTCGATGAGGGCGGGGACGTTGGCCTCGGGCTCGCCGGTGATGACGGCGTCGAAGTACGCCTTCGCGTCGTCGGGGAAGTAGCTGGCGTGCCGGCCGCCCGCGACGGTCTTCATCCCTCGCTGGCGCAAGAGGGTGGAGAGCACCTTGGTGTGCTCGTAGTACGAGTGCAGGTACGAGAAGAAGACGAGGTCCCAGTGGCGGTCCAGGGGGATGTCGGTCTCCTTCTCGTTGAAGATCTCCACCTCCGCGTGCGGTGGGCACAGGCCGGCGATGAGCTCCGGCACCGAGGACTGCATGATGGAGGGTTCCTTGATGCGAAGCCGGGTGGGGTGGGTGTACGTCGCGATGACGGCGATCCGCATGCGGGGCGTGGCTCCAGTCTGAGGCAAAGCGGTGGCGGAGCGGACGAGGACACACGACGACAGCACCGTTCCCCCTCCGGTCTGACCGTGGCGCTCAGAATCACCCGCGTGCCGCGACTTGGCAAAATGGCAGCCGCGTGGGATGCGAAGCGCATGCTCCCCGAAAAGATGACCCAACCCTCCAGGTACCACGTGCGTGTCGCGACCGGGGCGGACGCTCCCACGCTCCTGGGCCTGATACGCGAGCTCGCGGTGCACGAGGACGCCAGCACGTCCCTGCTCACGACGGAGCCCCGCCTGCGCGAGGCGCTCGGCGCACGGCTGCTCCGGGCGGCGCTGGCGGAGGGGCCGGAGGGCGCGGTGGGCTTCGCGACGTACACGGTGGACTTCATGGCGTGGGCGGACTCGCGGGTGCTCCGGCTGGATGACCTGTACGTGCGCGCCAGCGTGCGCGGGGCCGGCCTGGGGCGCGCGCTGATGCGGCACCTGGCGGAAGTGGGTACCGCGGAGGGACTTCCGGTGCGCTGGGAGATGCGCCCGGACAACGCCTCCGCGCGCGCCTTCTACGCGCGCCTCGGCGCCACCTCCCGCGAGAAGACGGTGTTCCGCTGGATGCCGGACGCGATGCGGCGCTTCCTCGACGAGTAGCGCGCGACACACTGTTTCAACTCAAAGAGTTTCACGCCCGCATGCTCGCCGGGGATTCGGCGGAGCGTCCGTGATTCACGTCACGCGCGAGTGAGCAGCAGCCGAGGTGTGGGGCCGTGGCAACCCCGGGGCGTCGTCTTGATTCGGCTGGAGCGATTCCCGGATACTTCCGGGCGGCTGGGTGTTCTGCGCGAATCCATCGCTGCCATCGTTCATCGGGCCCCTTGCGGAGCAATCAATGGAGTCCGAACAGCTGGTGGTCGCGCCGCGGCGCGGCCTGGGTATTCGCGCTGCCGAGCTCCTGACCCATCCCGTGACGAACGTCGCGATGGGAATGCTCGTGGTGCTGATGCACACCAGCAAGCTCGCGCAGCTCTTCGCCGAGCACCGGATTGGCATCCAGCACTCGGGGATTCTGCTCAACTTCTTCATCATCTCCTTCTACGCGCTGGCGCGAGAGGTGCCGCGGCGGGTGACGCTCAACCCGTTCTACTGGGCCCTGGGAGCCGTCTCCTCCTTCTGGGGCATGGTCATCACGCTCTACTCCAGCGGCGGTGACGTCATCGCACCGGACTGGGTCATCCGGACCGCGTCCGTGGGCTCGCTGATTGTCATCAGCTTCGCCCGGCTGAGCCTGGGCAAGAGCTTCGGTGTCGTCCCGGCGGAGCGGAAGCTGGTCAACCGGGGCGCGTACCGGATTGTGCGCCATCCCATCTACACGGCCTCCGTCCTGACGATGGTGCCCGTGTTGCTGAGCTCCTGGGGGCTCCAGTCCGTCCTGCTGGTGGTCTCCGGCATCGCCCTGATGGTGTGGCGCGCCTTCGTGGAGGAGCGCTTCCTCATGCAGAGCCCCGAGTACCGCGCCTACGCGTCGGAAGTGCGCTACCGCTTCATCCCCGGCCTCCTCTAGGCCGCCTCGCCTCATCCGCTCGTCCCGACGCCCGGGTGCCAGGTCCGGCCCCCGGGTTTTTGCGCTTGCCCATGCGACCGGTCGGTCGTATGACCGCGCGGTCACATGCCAACGAGCACGTTCTTCAATCTCCCCGACGAGCGGCGTGACCGCTTCGTGAACGAGGCCATCGTCGAGTTCTCGGACCGGAGCTACGCCGAGGCCTCGCTCTCGCAGATTGCGCGGCGGGCGAGCATCCCCAAGGGCAGCGTCTACCAGTACTTCGAGGACAAGCTCGACCTGTACCGCTGGCTGCTCACCGAGGAGGCGCCGCGCCGCAAGCGCGAGTTCATCGGCGCCGCGCCGCCCGAGCCCGACTTCTGGGCGCGCCTGGAGACGTTCATCGAGCGCGGCATGGCGTTCCTCGTCGAGCACCCGCGCCTCGCCCGCCTCTCCGCGGCCGCCGCGACACCCACGGCGGATGCGGACGTCCGGGGCCTCTACAAGGCCATCTGCGAGGCCGGCATCGTGGAGCTGCGCGGCGTGCTGGCGGAGGGCGCCCGCGACGGCGCGCTCCATGCGCCGGACCTGGACATCGCCACGCGCTTCGTCTCCACCGTCATCGGTCC comes from Pyxidicoccus parkwaysis and encodes:
- a CDS encoding AAA family ATPase, with amino-acid sequence MLPADTDPILASLAPYIPGAVLRKLEHTEAHALPAVEPVRGAILLLDIAGFTPIVVSLSGAGPRGIDALQRLLTSYYTEMIDVVKDHGGDIYQFAGDSILACFEPAPGEEDAGVVQRAARCALGVQRRLMRFAQLELLGQRFSVSSRIGIGFGESHRIVLGATGMWMHPALVGQPLEQAVKAEKRATVGEVLLSAEAWALLPDATRRGEPRDGAFRLEPSAPLQAQPPPSFTLTGRDDLVGRCALLLHPVLFTKITTAHQEFRGDFRDVTCFFLRFTNTSKPAQPEDFTRELNAFYEYVQRESAHHGGVLLMTDFTDKGNVLYVIFGAPTALQNKEVLASRLACKILRERENFPFVEELQIGIATGHAYFGDMGSPWRKGYSALGEVVNMAARLMTHGRGTGIHIDANTERKLQQNGFATDFVENAKLKGVARAVPVYRLQAEVRRSLFIKGKGDIVGRLNELKALREAVEESIAGSGRVCVVSGEAGIGKSRLGAKVVEEAEERGARSLYGICYSYEMFTPFFPWKEVLVQIFGLHDGDDLETQLSQLHLGFEGLEDTGPEWIPVLAGILGLPVEEGPVTRELDARRKNQKLFQIILQLLEKLARQQPVLLFFEDLHWADNISVDLIEYIAARLSSLRVTLLVTMRPGEQLKNLKGLPGLHRLDLSNLDDEDTRALLRLHLRMEPPDTALEDLLLAKVQGNPFFTESIVQGLVEGGYLGPVSPGSERMERKRGLQALELPDSIQDVVLTRIDLLSETEKLVVKVASVIGRIFTLEAVAELAPGSIPRRTIREAIDTLTKLGLILLEVEEPFTCIFKHIVIRDVAYNTLLVSAREDLHRRMARFIEARAGDNPVKSAGILAYHSLAGNDEVKGLEYTLMAARSAREQYANDDAIHHYNRAMEVLGGTTALEPDEVLLKTRKVMQELAETLLQAGNYAGAIHMFEQCLADEDIEARKAEIHLGLGRAYQEKGESKRAIQELETALVLMGRTMPRNLVALGVRTVLALGLHLLYGLFPWLVRPLGSRLPLYLKQLSTLISLIKIYYFADIAKLTWATMVAATMAERSRSEYGMSLASNYYGSLLFGSGLLKRSGVWCNRALEHARRSRDSAAEGIALSRLATLNIFTNEQSRATQYGEEAVALLRQVGDMWEVQTGLMMLATSQFLASRFESAEQAYREMGRVGVQLNALMHQGWAHAWVPMCRYLRGDGDVGELCAELEEGLRISIEVQDLANQCASLNHLVNVAVREHQVEEAALMAVRADEALWRYHVLVPFLQIGLVDAAEGALFALEQGATAVPKEQLWAIVRRCAFKARALGKLYPYLRGPALRVTARAKALKRGAKAAEPLFERALKVLEATPNRWETGVAYHDAAVALPHRRAELLARAREVFLSIDAKAELRRVEQLEAAGATGVQVAAAS
- a CDS encoding B12-binding domain-containing radical SAM protein codes for the protein MRIAVIATYTHPTRLRIKEPSIMQSSVPELIAGLCPPHAEVEIFNEKETDIPLDRHWDLVFFSYLHSYYEHTKVLSTLLRQRGMKTVAGGRHASYFPDDAKAYFDAVITGEPEANVPALIEDFEKGQLQPLYNRPSLGPTAIRPYRYELIDFTHNKLRLPGIEASRGCPFTCNFCVLTGNERYRYRPVAAVIDEIQTRMHWNPNFMGLMGDAFVFLDNNLGGSPKYLRELCEALIPLKKTWGCALTFNVLKDESLVKLMAKAGCRYVYTGLESLNPDSLKAMNKGQNKLSEVDAVIRRVFSAGILLSFGLIVGSDGDTNEYLEKLPTYLADLKYFSVTFLGIVCPYPETPFFRELQAEGRLLPGTVSRDYDGYTLCHTPKNLHPSEVVEHFNRLCMELGSLPNIAKHYWSKLTMSDMPRYKQTILFSGPEILSIRNPVKNKARRYIAGQDSLEAWDVEQMRALALQPQRLT
- a CDS encoding GNAT family N-acetyltransferase, whose translation is MLPEKMTQPSRYHVRVATGADAPTLLGLIRELAVHEDASTSLLTTEPRLREALGARLLRAALAEGPEGAVGFATYTVDFMAWADSRVLRLDDLYVRASVRGAGLGRALMRHLAEVGTAEGLPVRWEMRPDNASARAFYARLGATSREKTVFRWMPDAMRRFLDE
- a CDS encoding methyltransferase family protein, which translates into the protein MESEQLVVAPRRGLGIRAAELLTHPVTNVAMGMLVVLMHTSKLAQLFAEHRIGIQHSGILLNFFIISFYALAREVPRRVTLNPFYWALGAVSSFWGMVITLYSSGGDVIAPDWVIRTASVGSLIVISFARLSLGKSFGVVPAERKLVNRGAYRIVRHPIYTASVLTMVPVLLSSWGLQSVLLVVSGIALMVWRAFVEERFLMQSPEYRAYASEVRYRFIPGLL
- a CDS encoding TetR/AcrR family transcriptional regulator, producing the protein MPTSTFFNLPDERRDRFVNEAIVEFSDRSYAEASLSQIARRASIPKGSVYQYFEDKLDLYRWLLTEEAPRRKREFIGAAPPEPDFWARLETFIERGMAFLVEHPRLARLSAAAATPTADADVRGLYKAICEAGIVELRGVLAEGARDGALHAPDLDIATRFVSTVIGPGLTDVILQELGAELHEVLASDSLRKRLNLKRRRALAHQAVQFIRNGLGPERKAR